In the Haliaeetus albicilla chromosome 7, bHalAlb1.1, whole genome shotgun sequence genome, one interval contains:
- the PANX3 gene encoding pannexin-3 isoform X2, whose amino-acid sequence MKSMVSAARQRPPVLILVLLALHQPPGKKRLASDVFSPTKLLLKLVTPQTTPEPPGSSSSCRRLLFLDRKMSLSHTAAEYMLSDALLPDPGGSRAKGLRLELPSDRLLKFVTVGLPLFLVSLAFAREFSTGKQSAYVDTACWDSLVHYGFDTEGHAVTKSLWALKVFPYSLLVVAVLMYMPYLLWRYAAAPALHSDLLFIIDELDKSYNRSVRLVQHMRKVQQASAEPERFWEEYERARRERYFEFPLLERYLTCKQHAHSLVFIYILRNLLLLFFLAATCLYLVFLHLNIFFQDEFSCSIKTGLLQAEPHIPPLIPCKLVFFSVFQLISLSIGGVYVLLIPVVIYNALQLCQWDKGLLAVYEMLPAFDLLSRKMLTCPVNDLNVILLFLRANISELTSFSRLNAVSALREATANKQDIDTVVDFMTLLGGLETTKPKHQACAPETDSSMPISNGGVPETKPGVEVMGKASRDSLGSA is encoded by the exons CCGCCTGGTAAAAAGCGCTTGGCAAGTGATGTCTTCAGCCCTACAAAGTTGCTCCTCAAGCTGGTCACGCCTCAGACAACACCAGAGCCcccgggcagcagcagcagttgccGTCGTCTCCTCTTCCTCGATAGAAAAATGTCCCTCTCGCACACGGCTGCTGAGTACATGCTCTCCGACGCTCTCCTCCCGGATCCCGGTGGTTCCCGAGCCAAGGGCCTGCGGTTGGAGCTGCCGAGTGACCGCCTGCTGAAGTTCGTCACAGTGGGGCTGCCGCTCTTCCTTGTTTCACTGGCTTTCGCCCGGGAGTTCTCCACCG GGAAGCAGTCTGCCTACGTCGACACGGCTTGCTGGGACTCCCTCGTCCACTATGGCTTTGACACCGAGGGACACGCCGTCACCAAGTCTCTCTGGGCTCTCAAG GTCTTCCCCTACTCGCTGTTGGTGGTGGCGGTGCTCATGTACATGCCTTACCTGCTGTGGCGTTACGcggctgcccctgccctccaCTCCGACCTCCTCTTCATCATCGACGAGCTGGACAAATCCTACAACCGCTCCGTGCGCCTGGTGCAGCACATGAGGAAGGTCCAGCAGGCCAGCGCCGAGCCGGAGCGATTCTGGGAGGAATACGAGAG ggCCCGCCGGGAGAGGTACTTCGAGTTCCCATTGCTGGAGCGCTACCTCACCTGCAAGCAGCATGCCCACTCCCTGGTGTTCATCTACATCCTGAGGAACctgcttctgctcttcttcTTGGCTGCCACCTGCCTCTACCTggtcttcctccacctcaacaTCTTCTTCCAGGATGAGTTCAGCTGCTCCATCAAAACGGGGCTGCTCCAGGCGGAGCCCCACATCCCCCCGCTCATCCCCTGCAAGCTGGTCTTCTTCTCCGTCTTCCAGCTCATCAGCCTCTCCATTGGCGGCGTCTATGTCCTCCTCATACCTGTTGTCATCTACAAcgccctgcagctctgccagtggGACAAGGGCCTGCTTGCCGTCTACGAGATGCTGCCCGCCTTCGACCTTCTCAGCCGCAAGATGCTCACCTGCCCCGTCAACGACCTCAACgtcatcctcctcttcctccggGCCAACATCTCAGAGCTGACCTCCTTCAGCCGCCTCAATGCCGTGAGCGCCTTGAGGGAAGCCACTGCCAACAAGCAGGACATCGATACCGTCGTCGACTTCATGACGCTGCTGGGCGGGCTGGAGACCACCAAGCCCAAACACCAGGCTTGCGCCCCTGAGACCGACAGCAGCATGCCCATCTCCAACGGCGGGGTCCCAG AGACGAAGCCTGGAGTGGAAGTGATGGGAAAAGCCTCCCGGGACTCACTTGGCTCTGCCTGA
- the PANX3 gene encoding pannexin-3 isoform X1 encodes MKSMVSAARQRPPVLILVLLALHQPPGKKRLASDVFSPTKLLLKLVTPQTTPEPPGSSSSCRRLLFLDRKMSLSHTAAEYMLSDALLPDPGGSRAKGLRLELPSDRLLKFVTVGLPLFLVSLAFAREFSTGSQISCFSPTNFTGKQSAYVDTACWDSLVHYGFDTEGHAVTKSLWALKVFPYSLLVVAVLMYMPYLLWRYAAAPALHSDLLFIIDELDKSYNRSVRLVQHMRKVQQASAEPERFWEEYERARRERYFEFPLLERYLTCKQHAHSLVFIYILRNLLLLFFLAATCLYLVFLHLNIFFQDEFSCSIKTGLLQAEPHIPPLIPCKLVFFSVFQLISLSIGGVYVLLIPVVIYNALQLCQWDKGLLAVYEMLPAFDLLSRKMLTCPVNDLNVILLFLRANISELTSFSRLNAVSALREATANKQDIDTVVDFMTLLGGLETTKPKHQACAPETDSSMPISNGGVPETKPGVEVMGKASRDSLGSA; translated from the exons CCGCCTGGTAAAAAGCGCTTGGCAAGTGATGTCTTCAGCCCTACAAAGTTGCTCCTCAAGCTGGTCACGCCTCAGACAACACCAGAGCCcccgggcagcagcagcagttgccGTCGTCTCCTCTTCCTCGATAGAAAAATGTCCCTCTCGCACACGGCTGCTGAGTACATGCTCTCCGACGCTCTCCTCCCGGATCCCGGTGGTTCCCGAGCCAAGGGCCTGCGGTTGGAGCTGCCGAGTGACCGCCTGCTGAAGTTCGTCACAGTGGGGCTGCCGCTCTTCCTTGTTTCACTGGCTTTCGCCCGGGAGTTCTCCACCG GCTCGCAGATCAGCTGCTTCTCTCCCACCAACTTCACAGGGAAGCAGTCTGCCTACGTCGACACGGCTTGCTGGGACTCCCTCGTCCACTATGGCTTTGACACCGAGGGACACGCCGTCACCAAGTCTCTCTGGGCTCTCAAG GTCTTCCCCTACTCGCTGTTGGTGGTGGCGGTGCTCATGTACATGCCTTACCTGCTGTGGCGTTACGcggctgcccctgccctccaCTCCGACCTCCTCTTCATCATCGACGAGCTGGACAAATCCTACAACCGCTCCGTGCGCCTGGTGCAGCACATGAGGAAGGTCCAGCAGGCCAGCGCCGAGCCGGAGCGATTCTGGGAGGAATACGAGAG ggCCCGCCGGGAGAGGTACTTCGAGTTCCCATTGCTGGAGCGCTACCTCACCTGCAAGCAGCATGCCCACTCCCTGGTGTTCATCTACATCCTGAGGAACctgcttctgctcttcttcTTGGCTGCCACCTGCCTCTACCTggtcttcctccacctcaacaTCTTCTTCCAGGATGAGTTCAGCTGCTCCATCAAAACGGGGCTGCTCCAGGCGGAGCCCCACATCCCCCCGCTCATCCCCTGCAAGCTGGTCTTCTTCTCCGTCTTCCAGCTCATCAGCCTCTCCATTGGCGGCGTCTATGTCCTCCTCATACCTGTTGTCATCTACAAcgccctgcagctctgccagtggGACAAGGGCCTGCTTGCCGTCTACGAGATGCTGCCCGCCTTCGACCTTCTCAGCCGCAAGATGCTCACCTGCCCCGTCAACGACCTCAACgtcatcctcctcttcctccggGCCAACATCTCAGAGCTGACCTCCTTCAGCCGCCTCAATGCCGTGAGCGCCTTGAGGGAAGCCACTGCCAACAAGCAGGACATCGATACCGTCGTCGACTTCATGACGCTGCTGGGCGGGCTGGAGACCACCAAGCCCAAACACCAGGCTTGCGCCCCTGAGACCGACAGCAGCATGCCCATCTCCAACGGCGGGGTCCCAG AGACGAAGCCTGGAGTGGAAGTGATGGGAAAAGCCTCCCGGGACTCACTTGGCTCTGCCTGA
- the PANX3 gene encoding pannexin-3 isoform X3, with translation MSLSHTAAEYMLSDALLPDPGGSRAKGLRLELPSDRLLKFVTVGLPLFLVSLAFAREFSTGSQISCFSPTNFTGKQSAYVDTACWDSLVHYGFDTEGHAVTKSLWALKVFPYSLLVVAVLMYMPYLLWRYAAAPALHSDLLFIIDELDKSYNRSVRLVQHMRKVQQASAEPERFWEEYERARRERYFEFPLLERYLTCKQHAHSLVFIYILRNLLLLFFLAATCLYLVFLHLNIFFQDEFSCSIKTGLLQAEPHIPPLIPCKLVFFSVFQLISLSIGGVYVLLIPVVIYNALQLCQWDKGLLAVYEMLPAFDLLSRKMLTCPVNDLNVILLFLRANISELTSFSRLNAVSALREATANKQDIDTVVDFMTLLGGLETTKPKHQACAPETDSSMPISNGGVPETKPGVEVMGKASRDSLGSA, from the exons ATGTCCCTCTCGCACACGGCTGCTGAGTACATGCTCTCCGACGCTCTCCTCCCGGATCCCGGTGGTTCCCGAGCCAAGGGCCTGCGGTTGGAGCTGCCGAGTGACCGCCTGCTGAAGTTCGTCACAGTGGGGCTGCCGCTCTTCCTTGTTTCACTGGCTTTCGCCCGGGAGTTCTCCACCG GCTCGCAGATCAGCTGCTTCTCTCCCACCAACTTCACAGGGAAGCAGTCTGCCTACGTCGACACGGCTTGCTGGGACTCCCTCGTCCACTATGGCTTTGACACCGAGGGACACGCCGTCACCAAGTCTCTCTGGGCTCTCAAG GTCTTCCCCTACTCGCTGTTGGTGGTGGCGGTGCTCATGTACATGCCTTACCTGCTGTGGCGTTACGcggctgcccctgccctccaCTCCGACCTCCTCTTCATCATCGACGAGCTGGACAAATCCTACAACCGCTCCGTGCGCCTGGTGCAGCACATGAGGAAGGTCCAGCAGGCCAGCGCCGAGCCGGAGCGATTCTGGGAGGAATACGAGAG ggCCCGCCGGGAGAGGTACTTCGAGTTCCCATTGCTGGAGCGCTACCTCACCTGCAAGCAGCATGCCCACTCCCTGGTGTTCATCTACATCCTGAGGAACctgcttctgctcttcttcTTGGCTGCCACCTGCCTCTACCTggtcttcctccacctcaacaTCTTCTTCCAGGATGAGTTCAGCTGCTCCATCAAAACGGGGCTGCTCCAGGCGGAGCCCCACATCCCCCCGCTCATCCCCTGCAAGCTGGTCTTCTTCTCCGTCTTCCAGCTCATCAGCCTCTCCATTGGCGGCGTCTATGTCCTCCTCATACCTGTTGTCATCTACAAcgccctgcagctctgccagtggGACAAGGGCCTGCTTGCCGTCTACGAGATGCTGCCCGCCTTCGACCTTCTCAGCCGCAAGATGCTCACCTGCCCCGTCAACGACCTCAACgtcatcctcctcttcctccggGCCAACATCTCAGAGCTGACCTCCTTCAGCCGCCTCAATGCCGTGAGCGCCTTGAGGGAAGCCACTGCCAACAAGCAGGACATCGATACCGTCGTCGACTTCATGACGCTGCTGGGCGGGCTGGAGACCACCAAGCCCAAACACCAGGCTTGCGCCCCTGAGACCGACAGCAGCATGCCCATCTCCAACGGCGGGGTCCCAG AGACGAAGCCTGGAGTGGAAGTGATGGGAAAAGCCTCCCGGGACTCACTTGGCTCTGCCTGA
- the SIAE gene encoding sialate O-acetylesterase isoform X1 has product MAAWVLLALAPVAAGVMLSFASYYGDHMVLQKEPAGAVVWGYGEPGAAVTVTLSRDGGLIVMKKMVQVKGPPGTWTTVLDPMDQGGPYMLTAGQGSENVTLQDIYFGDVWLCSGQSNMAMTVLQIANASRELVAAAHYPYVRVFAAAPARSDVELEDLERIDLPWSIPTAENLGHGNFTYFSAVCWLLGRYLYEALQYPIGLVEAAWGGTPIEAWSSRRVLQVCGLPEDMGSISPHRHLSGPQTPSVLWNAMIHPLLNMTLRGVAWYQGEANAFLHTDQYNCTFPALIADWRQAFHAGSAGQTEPVLPFGFVQLSTYRRRSLDDSFTRLRWHQTADLGVVPNARMPGTFMAVAMDLCDERSPYGRRVLARGARGQQQSYRIPTPPPPLFLGSIHPRDKQNVAHRLHLGARAVAYGEKDLVFQGPYPTRAILEVTRGLLNVTYSQELVCRRRDTRAFEVCCSSQPSPCMWLPAPVVAVESRTVMLAVAGCGTLVLGLRYAWAEWPCEYQSCALYNSQGLPTPPFLLDALPAGETLGRLETAGGRELLLLPGSWFSQGI; this is encoded by the exons aTGGCGGCGTGGGTGCTGCTAGCGCTGGCTCCGGTGGCGGCAG GAGTGATGCTCAGCTTCGCGTCCTACTACGGCGACCACATGGTGTTGCAGAAGGAGCCAGCGGGGGCCGTGGTATGGGGCTACGGGGAGCCAGGGGCTGCGGTGACCGTGACTCTCTCCAGAGACGGTGGCCTCATTGTCATGAAGAAGATGGTGCAAGTTAAAG GACCTCCTGGGACGTGGACAACTGTCCTGGACCCTATGGATCAGGGCGGTCCCTACATGCTGACGGCCGGGCAAGGCTCAGAGAATGTGACGCTGCAGGACATCTACTTTGGGGATGTGTGGCTTTGCAGCGGGCAAAGCAACATGGCAATGACAGTCCTGCAG ATCGCCAACGCCAGCCGGGAGCTCGTCGCCGCCGCTCACTACCCCTACGTCCGCGTCTTCGCTGCAGCACCCGCCCGCTCCGACGTGGAGCTGGAGGACCTGGAGCGAATCGACTTGCCGTGGTCCATCCCGACGGCTG AAAACCTGGGCCATGGGAATTTCACCTACTTCTCGGCCGTCTGCTGGCTGTTGGGGCGCTACCTCTACGAGGCTCTGCAGTACCCCATTGGGCTGGTGGAGGCggcctgggggggcacccccatCGAGGCCTGGTCCTCCCGAAGGGTTCTGCAGGTGTGTGGGCTCCCAGAGGACATGGGAAG CATCTCCCCACACCGGCATCTCTCCGGCCCACAAACGCCCTCTGTGCTCTGGAACGCCATGATCCACCCTCTGCTCAACATGACACTGCGGGGTGTAGCTTGGTACCAGG GAGAGGCCAACGCCTTCCTGCACACAGACCAGTACAACTGCACCTTCCCCGCACTCATTGCCGACTGGCGCCAGGCTTTCCACGCTGGATCGGCCGGGCAGACGGAGCCGGTCCTCCCATTCGGCTTCGTGCAG TTGTCCACCTATCGCCGGAGGAGCCTGGACGACAGCTTCACCCGGCTCCGCTGGCACCAAACAGCTGATCTAGGGGTCGTCCCCAACGCCAGGATGCCTGGCACCTTCATGGCTGTGGCGATGGATCTGTGCGATGAGCGCTCTCCCTATGGCAGGCGAGTCCTGGCCAGGGGGGCGAGGGGGCAGCAACAAAGCTATCGGATAccaacccccccgccccccctctTCCTTGGCAGCATCCACCCCCGGGACAAGCAGAACGTGGCCCACCGGCTGCACCTGGGTGCCAGGGCTGTGGCGTACGGGGAGAAAGACCTGGTTTTCCAGGGGCCGTATCCCACCCGTGCCATCCTGGAGGTGACCAGGGGTCTGCTGAATGTCACCTACAGCCAGGAGCTCGTCTGCCGTCGGAGGGACACGCGGGCGTTCGag gtctgctgctccagccagcCGTCCCCGTGCATGTGGCTGCCGGCACCCGTAGTGGCAGTGGAGTCCCGCACGGTGATGCTGGCCGTGGCCGGCTGTGGGACGCTGGTGCTGGGCTTGCGCTACGCCTGGGCCGAGTGGCCCTGCGAGTACCAGTCCTGTGCCCTCTACAACAGCCAGGGGCTGCCCACACCCCCTTTCCTCCTGGATGCCCTGCCTGCAGGGGAAACTCTGGGACGCTTGGAAACAGccggagggagggagctgcttctcctccccGGCTCCTGGTTCTCCCAGGGGATTTAG
- the SIAE gene encoding sialate O-acetylesterase isoform X2: MLSFASYYGDHMVLQKEPAGAVVWGYGEPGAAVTVTLSRDGGLIVMKKMVQVKGPPGTWTTVLDPMDQGGPYMLTAGQGSENVTLQDIYFGDVWLCSGQSNMAMTVLQIANASRELVAAAHYPYVRVFAAAPARSDVELEDLERIDLPWSIPTAENLGHGNFTYFSAVCWLLGRYLYEALQYPIGLVEAAWGGTPIEAWSSRRVLQVCGLPEDMGSISPHRHLSGPQTPSVLWNAMIHPLLNMTLRGVAWYQGEANAFLHTDQYNCTFPALIADWRQAFHAGSAGQTEPVLPFGFVQLSTYRRRSLDDSFTRLRWHQTADLGVVPNARMPGTFMAVAMDLCDERSPYGRRVLARGARGQQQSYRIPTPPPPLFLGSIHPRDKQNVAHRLHLGARAVAYGEKDLVFQGPYPTRAILEVTRGLLNVTYSQELVCRRRDTRAFEVCCSSQPSPCMWLPAPVVAVESRTVMLAVAGCGTLVLGLRYAWAEWPCEYQSCALYNSQGLPTPPFLLDALPAGETLGRLETAGGRELLLLPGSWFSQGI, encoded by the exons ATGCTCAGCTTCGCGTCCTACTACGGCGACCACATGGTGTTGCAGAAGGAGCCAGCGGGGGCCGTGGTATGGGGCTACGGGGAGCCAGGGGCTGCGGTGACCGTGACTCTCTCCAGAGACGGTGGCCTCATTGTCATGAAGAAGATGGTGCAAGTTAAAG GACCTCCTGGGACGTGGACAACTGTCCTGGACCCTATGGATCAGGGCGGTCCCTACATGCTGACGGCCGGGCAAGGCTCAGAGAATGTGACGCTGCAGGACATCTACTTTGGGGATGTGTGGCTTTGCAGCGGGCAAAGCAACATGGCAATGACAGTCCTGCAG ATCGCCAACGCCAGCCGGGAGCTCGTCGCCGCCGCTCACTACCCCTACGTCCGCGTCTTCGCTGCAGCACCCGCCCGCTCCGACGTGGAGCTGGAGGACCTGGAGCGAATCGACTTGCCGTGGTCCATCCCGACGGCTG AAAACCTGGGCCATGGGAATTTCACCTACTTCTCGGCCGTCTGCTGGCTGTTGGGGCGCTACCTCTACGAGGCTCTGCAGTACCCCATTGGGCTGGTGGAGGCggcctgggggggcacccccatCGAGGCCTGGTCCTCCCGAAGGGTTCTGCAGGTGTGTGGGCTCCCAGAGGACATGGGAAG CATCTCCCCACACCGGCATCTCTCCGGCCCACAAACGCCCTCTGTGCTCTGGAACGCCATGATCCACCCTCTGCTCAACATGACACTGCGGGGTGTAGCTTGGTACCAGG GAGAGGCCAACGCCTTCCTGCACACAGACCAGTACAACTGCACCTTCCCCGCACTCATTGCCGACTGGCGCCAGGCTTTCCACGCTGGATCGGCCGGGCAGACGGAGCCGGTCCTCCCATTCGGCTTCGTGCAG TTGTCCACCTATCGCCGGAGGAGCCTGGACGACAGCTTCACCCGGCTCCGCTGGCACCAAACAGCTGATCTAGGGGTCGTCCCCAACGCCAGGATGCCTGGCACCTTCATGGCTGTGGCGATGGATCTGTGCGATGAGCGCTCTCCCTATGGCAGGCGAGTCCTGGCCAGGGGGGCGAGGGGGCAGCAACAAAGCTATCGGATAccaacccccccgccccccctctTCCTTGGCAGCATCCACCCCCGGGACAAGCAGAACGTGGCCCACCGGCTGCACCTGGGTGCCAGGGCTGTGGCGTACGGGGAGAAAGACCTGGTTTTCCAGGGGCCGTATCCCACCCGTGCCATCCTGGAGGTGACCAGGGGTCTGCTGAATGTCACCTACAGCCAGGAGCTCGTCTGCCGTCGGAGGGACACGCGGGCGTTCGag gtctgctgctccagccagcCGTCCCCGTGCATGTGGCTGCCGGCACCCGTAGTGGCAGTGGAGTCCCGCACGGTGATGCTGGCCGTGGCCGGCTGTGGGACGCTGGTGCTGGGCTTGCGCTACGCCTGGGCCGAGTGGCCCTGCGAGTACCAGTCCTGTGCCCTCTACAACAGCCAGGGGCTGCCCACACCCCCTTTCCTCCTGGATGCCCTGCCTGCAGGGGAAACTCTGGGACGCTTGGAAACAGccggagggagggagctgcttctcctccccGGCTCCTGGTTCTCCCAGGGGATTTAG
- the LOC104323174 gene encoding sperm surface protein Sp17, with protein MSIPSSSTTLRLPAGFKNLLEGLALEVLRAQPADVVAFAAQHFQTLLEQREDSSADLAVWGARLEDEVLTQPLFQEPGEDKKEDKDEEEEKAGEQAGNAASTDMEGACTKLDEDILDIPLDDPDANAAAAKIQASFRGHMTRKKIKGGEIDRKTKDAECANSTRGSDLRNGD; from the exons ATgtccatcccctcctccagcaccaccCTGCGGCTGCCCGCCGGCTTCAAAAACCTGCTGGAGGGGCTGGCACTGGAGGTGTTGCGGGCACAGCCCGCCGATGTGGTGGCCTTTGCCGCTCAGCACTTCCAAAcgctgctggagcagagagagg acaGCTCAGCTGACCTGGCAGTGTGGGGAGCCCGGCTGGAGGACGAGGTTCTCACACAGCCTCTTTTCCAG GAGCCAGGGGAGGACAAGAAGGAGGACaaggacgaggaggaggagaaggcaggagagcaggcaggCAACGCTGCATCCACAGACATG GAGGGAGCCTGCACAAAGCTGGACGAGGACATCCTGGACATCCCCTTGGACGATCCCGACGCCAACGCGGCGGCCGCCAAGATCCAGGCTAGTTTCCGTGGCCATATGACCCGCAAGAAGATCAAAGGGGGTGAGATCGATCGGAAAACCAAGGACGCCGAGTGCGCCAACAGCACCCGCGGCAGCGACCTCCGCAACGGCGACTAG
- the ESAM gene encoding endothelial cell-selective adhesion molecule translates to MGALPRAALALAALLGVSSAMLEVHVGTGSVFSVEGQQAVLPAWYTSRSQKKPYVTWLLNKDDAVPFQILTYLDGMVKVEETDLKPRVGFLYPVLTHNISVFINATREHDSGQYMCTVNVVDDDSGTGKNIGVINLTVLVPPASPACQLHGNPTVGANVTLSCTSEKGKPSPAYQWERTAPTLQVFFPPAQDRARGTLKLTNLSLEMSGLYVCVAENRAGSAKCSIVLEVHSTSTKAVIAGAVLGSLGALATVIFFARRVVSYQRKKRDSQEEAANEIKEDAVAPKTPSWARSPASDTISKTSTLSSIAGTREKPYGAKPPSDTASILTATGSYRGPPPRGGGRNPNLSPPAVNGVPQRRQDPAPPPGSLPPSSLARVGAVPVMVPAQSRAGSLV, encoded by the exons aTGGGCGCGCTCCCGCGGGCCGCGCTGGCGCTGGCTGCGCTGCTGG GTGTCTCCTCggccatgctggaggtgcaCGTGGGGACAGGCTCGGTCTTCTCCGTGGAGGGGCAGCAAGCGGTGCTGCCCGCCTGGTACACCAGCCGCTCCCAGAAGAAGCCCTACGTCACCTGGCTGCTCAATAAGGACGATGCCGTCCCCTTCCAG ATCCTGACCTACCTGGACGGGATGGTGAAGGTGGAGGAGACGGACCTGAAGCCCCGCGTGGGGTTCCTGTACCCTGTCCTCACCCACAACATCTCGGTCTTCATCAACGCCACCCGGGAGCACGACTCGGGCCAGTACATGTGCACCGTCAACGTGGTGGACGACGACAGCGGCACAGGCAAGAACATCGGCGTCATCAACCTCACCGTCCTGG TGCCGCCAGCCTCCCCCGCCTGCCAGCTGCACGGCAACCCCACCGTGGGAGCCAACGTGACGCTGAGCTGCACCTCCGAGAAGGGGAAGCCCTCGCCCGCGTACCAGTGGGAGCGCACGGCTCCCACCCTGCAGGTCTTCTTCCCCCCTGCCCAAG ACCGGGCCAGGGGCACCCTCAAGCTGACCAACCTCTCCCTGGAGATGTCGGGTCTCTACGTCTGCGTGGCCGAAAACCGAGCGGGTTCAGCCAAGTGCAGCATTGTCCTGGAGGTGCACTCAA CTAGCACCAAAGCCGTCATCGCCGGCGCCGTGCTGGGCTCCCTGGGCGCCCTCGCCACTGTCATCTTCTTTGCCCGGCGGGTCGTCAGCTACCAGAGGAAAAAACGTGATAGCCAGGAGGAGGCAGCCAACGAGATCAA GGAAGACGCCGTGGCCCCCAAAACCCCCTCGTGGGCGAGGAGCCCAGCTTCGGACACCATCTCCAAAACCAGCACCTTGTCCTCCATCGCCGGCACCCGGGAGAAACCCTACGGAGCCAAACCCCCCTCCGACACCGCCTCCATCCTCACCGCCACCGGCAGCTACCGGGGACCCCCACCCCGGGGAGGGGGACGCAACCCCAACCTCTCCCCCCCTGCCGTTAACGGGGTCCCCCAGCGTCGCCAGgatccagccccccccccggggtcaTTGCCCCCCTCCAGCTTGGCACGGGTGGGCGCCGTCCCCGTCATGGTGCCGGCGCAGAGCCGAGCTGGCTCCTTGGTGTGA